One region of Moraxella sp. ZY210820 genomic DNA includes:
- the ruvC gene encoding crossover junction endodeoxyribonuclease RuvC has translation MSIIIGIDPGSRLTGYGLIEKNGQTLRFIDAGTIRTETQDMPERLKRIYAGIERVVKFYQPTQSAIEQVFMAQNPDSALKLGQARGAAISALVNADLPVAEYTARQIKQSVVGYGAADKQQVQMMVMKILNLEICPQVDAADALATAICHAHATGSLTRLQVLNELSGMARGRGRYNRRR, from the coding sequence ATGTCAATTATTATTGGTATCGACCCTGGTTCACGTTTAACAGGCTATGGATTGATTGAAAAGAATGGACAAACATTACGTTTTATTGATGCAGGTACGATTCGCACTGAAACGCAAGATATGCCAGAGCGTTTAAAACGTATTTATGCAGGTATTGAGCGAGTAGTTAAATTTTATCAGCCAACACAATCGGCAATAGAGCAAGTGTTTATGGCACAAAACCCCGATTCAGCTTTAAAATTGGGGCAAGCTCGTGGAGCAGCTATTTCTGCTTTGGTTAATGCTGATTTACCTGTAGCTGAATATACTGCACGTCAAATTAAGCAATCGGTTGTCGGATATGGTGCGGCTGATAAACAACAAGTACAAATGATGGTCATGAAAATTTTAAATCTTGAAATTTGTCCACAAGTTGATGCTGCCGATGCTTTAGCTACAGCGATTTGCCATGCTCATGCGACAGGAAGTTTAACACGGTTACAGGTGTTAAATGAATTATCAGGTATGGCTCGTGGACGTGGGCGTTATAATCGCAGACGTTAA
- a CDS encoding FxsA family protein has protein sequence MLLLFVFGAIIEIIVWIIVAQFVSGWYVFFWFVLAFILGLMLMMSSIRTIMPALQQMQMTGQANFEGVIGKRLLMAISGLLLAIPGLISDVFAVLILLPFTHKIVKNAVMTAMAKRQQKMMQEMMNNMGMGGMNGQNPFADIMQQMQRQQGQFGGDSTIIDGEAREVTPNRPKIDAPKK, from the coding sequence ATGCTGTTGTTATTTGTTTTTGGTGCAATCATCGAAATTATTGTATGGATTATTGTTGCCCAATTTGTAAGCGGTTGGTATGTATTTTTTTGGTTTGTGTTGGCATTTATTTTAGGCTTAATGCTAATGATGTCCAGCATACGCACCATTATGCCTGCTCTACAACAAATGCAAATGACAGGTCAAGCTAATTTTGAAGGTGTGATTGGTAAACGTTTATTAATGGCAATTAGTGGCTTATTATTGGCAATTCCTGGTTTAATCAGTGATGTATTTGCAGTGCTAATTTTATTACCATTTACGCATAAAATTGTTAAAAATGCAGTCATGACTGCTATGGCAAAACGCCAGCAAAAAATGATGCAAGAGATGATGAATAATATGGGTATGGGTGGTATGAATGGACAAAATCCTTTTGCTGATATAATGCAACAAATGCAACGCCAGCAGGGACAATTTGGTGGCGATAGTACTATTATTGATGGCGAAGCTCGTGAAGTAACGCCTAATCGTCCTAAAATTGATGCACCTAAAAAGTAA
- the ftsH gene encoding ATP-dependent zinc metalloprotease FtsH, whose product MNNSLFKSAIIYLVIIGILVLIFSSVGNNKQPQTMNYSEFVAAVNAGEIKKVTIDGELITGEKNNGSSFESIRPAVQDTTLMPNLISKNVVVEGAAPERQGIFMQLLVASFPILLIIALFMFFMRNMGGGAGGKGGPMSFGKSKAKMLTEDQIKVTFADVAGCDEAKHEVVEVVDFLKDPAKFKRLGASIPKGVLMVGPPGTGKTLLAKAIAGEAKVPFFSISGSDFVEMFVGVGASRVRDMFEQAKRHAPCILFIDEIDAVGRQRGSGTGGGNDEREQTLNQMLVEMDGFEGSEGIIVIAATNRADVLDKALLRPGRFDRQVMVGLPDIRGREQILNVHLKKLPSITGVDVQVLARGTPGFSGAQLANLVNEAALFAARRNKNTVDMHDFEDAKDKIYMGPERKSMVLREEERRATAYHEAGHAIVAELLEGTDPVHKVTIMPRGWALGVTWQLPEQDNVSMYKTKMLNDISILFGGRIAEEIFINQQSTGASNDFERATKMARAMVTKYGMSDSMGVMVYEDDDNPYGSLGRPISEATQQKVDAEIRRILDTQYKVAWDILENNQDIAHEMVKALMEWETIDREQVVDIMNRRPPQPPKVYVPENPVAEHLDLTAQDPNSPPPLPAT is encoded by the coding sequence TTGAATAATAGTCTATTCAAGAGTGCCATTATTTATTTAGTCATTATTGGTATTCTTGTACTGATTTTTAGTTCTGTTGGTAACAACAAACAGCCACAAACCATGAATTATTCTGAATTTGTGGCAGCTGTTAATGCTGGTGAAATCAAGAAAGTTACTATTGATGGCGAATTGATTACTGGCGAAAAAAATAATGGCTCATCGTTTGAAAGTATCCGTCCTGCGGTACAAGATACGACTTTGATGCCAAACTTAATCAGTAAAAATGTCGTAGTTGAAGGTGCTGCACCAGAGCGTCAAGGCATTTTTATGCAACTTTTGGTTGCAAGTTTCCCAATTTTGCTTATCATCGCATTATTCATGTTCTTTATGCGTAATATGGGTGGTGGTGCTGGTGGTAAAGGTGGACCAATGAGCTTTGGCAAATCCAAAGCAAAAATGCTCACCGAAGACCAAATTAAAGTTACTTTTGCCGATGTTGCAGGTTGTGATGAAGCAAAACATGAAGTGGTTGAAGTTGTTGATTTCTTAAAAGATCCAGCAAAATTTAAGCGTTTAGGAGCAAGTATTCCTAAAGGTGTTTTGATGGTTGGTCCACCGGGAACGGGGAAAACTTTATTAGCTAAAGCAATCGCAGGTGAAGCAAAAGTACCATTCTTTAGTATTTCAGGTTCTGATTTCGTTGAAATGTTCGTGGGTGTAGGGGCATCTCGTGTGCGTGATATGTTTGAACAAGCAAAACGCCATGCACCATGTATCCTATTTATCGATGAGATTGATGCTGTTGGTCGTCAGCGTGGTTCTGGTACTGGTGGTGGAAATGATGAACGTGAACAAACTTTAAACCAAATGCTCGTTGAGATGGATGGTTTTGAAGGGAGTGAGGGTATTATTGTAATTGCAGCGACTAACCGTGCTGATGTATTAGATAAAGCTTTACTTCGTCCGGGACGTTTTGACCGTCAAGTTATGGTAGGTTTGCCAGATATTCGTGGTCGTGAGCAAATTTTAAATGTACATTTGAAAAAATTACCATCGATTACTGGTGTTGATGTGCAAGTATTAGCTCGTGGTACACCGGGATTTAGTGGTGCTCAATTAGCAAATCTTGTTAATGAAGCTGCATTATTTGCTGCTCGCCGTAATAAAAATACGGTTGATATGCATGATTTTGAAGATGCAAAAGATAAAATTTATATGGGTCCTGAACGTAAATCAATGGTATTACGTGAGGAAGAACGCCGTGCAACAGCTTATCATGAAGCAGGTCATGCCATTGTTGCAGAATTGCTTGAAGGTACTGACCCTGTACATAAAGTAACAATTATGCCTCGTGGTTGGGCATTAGGTGTAACATGGCAGTTGCCAGAACAAGATAATGTCAGTATGTATAAAACCAAAATGTTGAATGATATTTCCATTTTATTTGGTGGTCGTATTGCTGAAGAAATCTTTATCAATCAACAATCAACAGGTGCATCAAACGATTTTGAACGTGCAACGAAAATGGCACGTGCGATGGTTACAAAATATGGTATGTCTGATTCAATGGGCGTAATGGTCTATGAAGATGATGATAATCCGTATGGTAGTTTAGGTCGTCCAATTTCTGAAGCAACTCAACAAAAGGTTGATGCAGAAATCCGCCGTATTTTAGATACGCAGTATAAAGTTGCATGGGACATTTTAGAAAATAACCAAGACATTGCACATGAAATGGTAAAAGCTTTGATGGAATGGGAAACGATTGACCGTGAGCAAGTAGTTGATATTATGAATCGCCGTCCACCACAACCACCAAAAGTGTATGTACCAGAAAATCCAGTGGCAGAGCATTTAGATCTTACAGCTCAAGATCCAAATTCTCCACCACCATTACCTGCAACTTAA
- the recA gene encoding recombinase RecA gives MDENKSKALNAALAQIEKNFGKNTIMRLGDNTVQPVESVSTGSLSLDIALGIGGLPKGRIIEIFGPESSGKTTLTLQIIAQYQKQGGTCAFIDAEHALDPQYARKLGVDIDNLLVSQPDNGEQALEIADMLVRSGAVDLIVVDSVAALTPKAEIEGEMGDSHMGLHARLMSQALRKITGNAKRSNCMVVFINQIRMKIGVMFGSPETTTGGNALKFYASVRLDIRRTGQVKDSDEIIGNETKVKVVKNKMAPPFKEAQFQILYGKGINYMGEVLDIATDYDIVKKSGAWYSYNGSKIGQGKNNVYRFFEENPEIFQTIEQQARQIALSQVAPPTAKDKKKDDNADESTDSSQDELLLDGDDFIPEDEF, from the coding sequence GTGGACGAAAATAAATCAAAAGCACTCAATGCAGCACTTGCACAGATTGAGAAAAATTTTGGTAAAAATACCATCATGCGTTTAGGTGATAATACGGTACAACCTGTTGAATCAGTTTCTACAGGTTCATTATCATTAGATATTGCCTTAGGGATTGGTGGTTTACCTAAAGGTCGTATTATTGAGATTTTTGGACCTGAAAGCTCTGGTAAAACGACACTCACATTACAAATTATTGCACAATATCAAAAACAAGGTGGTACTTGTGCCTTTATTGATGCTGAACATGCATTAGACCCACAATACGCACGCAAATTAGGTGTTGATATTGATAATCTATTGGTTTCACAACCTGATAATGGCGAACAAGCCTTAGAAATTGCCGATATGTTGGTGCGTTCTGGTGCAGTTGATTTAATTGTAGTAGACTCCGTGGCAGCATTAACCCCTAAAGCTGAAATTGAAGGCGAAATGGGGGACTCTCACATGGGCTTACACGCACGTTTGATGAGCCAAGCTTTGCGTAAAATTACAGGTAATGCAAAACGTTCAAATTGTATGGTGGTGTTTATTAACCAAATCCGTATGAAAATTGGTGTGATGTTTGGTAGCCCTGAAACTACAACAGGTGGTAATGCACTTAAATTCTATGCGTCAGTACGTTTAGATATTCGCCGTACAGGTCAAGTCAAAGACAGTGATGAAATAATCGGTAACGAAACTAAAGTGAAAGTCGTTAAAAACAAAATGGCTCCTCCATTTAAAGAAGCTCAATTCCAAATTTTATATGGAAAAGGCATTAATTACATGGGTGAAGTGCTTGATATTGCGACAGATTATGACATTGTGAAAAAATCTGGTGCGTGGTATTCATATAACGGCTCAAAGATTGGTCAAGGCAAAAATAATGTATATCGTTTCTTTGAAGAAAATCCTGAAATTTTCCAAACTATTGAACAACAAGCACGTCAAATCGCATTAAGCCAAGTTGCACCACCGACTGCTAAAGATAAGAAAAAAGATGATAATGCTGATGAATCAACAGATTCTTCACAAGATGAATTATTATTGGACGGTGATGATTTTATCCCTGAAGATGAATTTTAA
- a CDS encoding regulatory protein RecX, with product MFYQKRAEEIKKTLTGARLRSYAFALLTRREYSKVELIEKLNLYAINPQEVLELVEEFATSNYQSDERMAQAMLSSQIRKGKGIHRVKQALEHKGLDVDLIADDLKNIDWFQQAYELKVKKFGTAITKDPKLKAKQIRFLQYRGFSMDVIFKAIQHQADEDE from the coding sequence ATGTTTTATCAAAAACGCGCTGAAGAAATAAAAAAGACATTAACAGGGGCAAGATTACGCTCCTATGCTTTTGCCCTACTCACACGGCGAGAATATTCCAAAGTTGAACTGATTGAAAAACTCAATTTATATGCAATTAATCCACAAGAAGTACTTGAATTAGTTGAAGAATTTGCCACATCAAATTATCAAAGTGATGAGCGTATGGCTCAAGCCATGTTATCTAGCCAAATACGCAAAGGCAAAGGTATACATCGTGTTAAACAAGCACTAGAACATAAAGGTTTAGATGTTGATTTAATCGCTGATGATTTAAAAAATATTGACTGGTTTCAACAAGCTTATGAATTAAAAGTCAAAAAATTTGGTACTGCAATTACTAAAGACCCAAAACTTAAAGCCAAACAAATCCGCTTTTTACAATATCGTGGATTTAGTATGGACGTTATTTTTAAAGCTATTCAACACCAAGCTGATGAAGATGAATAA
- a CDS encoding 5-formyltetrahydrofolate cyclo-ligase, with amino-acid sequence MNKDELKQLRKSIRQQRRALTIFQQRQAEQAILTYSYHHKKLKSAQHIGLYLHDFGEIFTRKLIEYCFSQQKSVYLPQVCEMNQRLVWVPISRHQYRHQRFVRHRLKMLEAKVSRGHSIKKLDVVFMPLLACDRVGMRLGMGGGFYDRTLANVPYRLYRIGLAHDFQYLRYLLPAQKWDEGIDELWTPSTLYRFKR; translated from the coding sequence ATGAACAAGGATGAGCTTAAACAGTTGCGTAAAAGCATACGCCAACAACGCCGAGCTTTAACTATTTTTCAACAAAGGCAAGCAGAGCAAGCGATATTAACTTATAGTTATCATCATAAGAAGCTAAAATCAGCTCAACATATAGGATTATATTTACATGATTTTGGTGAGATTTTTACTCGAAAATTGATTGAATATTGTTTTTCACAACAAAAAAGTGTGTATTTGCCACAAGTATGTGAGATGAATCAACGTTTGGTTTGGGTACCGATTTCACGTCATCAATATCGTCATCAGCGTTTTGTGAGACATCGTTTAAAAATGTTAGAGGCAAAAGTGAGTCGTGGGCATTCGATTAAAAAATTAGATGTGGTTTTTATGCCTTTATTAGCTTGTGACCGTGTGGGTATGCGTTTAGGTATGGGCGGTGGATTTTATGATAGAACCTTAGCCAATGTACCATATCGACTGTATCGTATTGGTTTAGCTCATGATTTTCAATATTTACGGTATCTTTTACCTGCACAAAAATGGGATGAAGGCATAGATGAATTGTGGACTCCATCAACATTATATCGGTTTAAACGTTGA
- a CDS encoding exonuclease SbcCD subunit D C-terminal domain-containing protein: MSVRFIHTADWHLGQLFHQHSRYKEHTYFLQQLLDYIEHYQPHALLIAGDIFDVINPPSQAQKQLYQFLYDAHQRAKHMQILMIAGNHDSGYRIEQVNPLLDKYHAKAVGVIQWLNQNDDEQLDFEHLIIPIYDEYQAIIAWCVALPFLRSAEITGHKLTDSDPMIASEKLYQILLQEVQRRCEQHQVIIMMTHAHLQGGVESPDSERPIIIGYQEALSIQHFIEQVDYVALGHLHKAQKVQYDYIRYSGSPIPLSFSEMNYHHQVMFVEFDESKNMNLTVLPIQKQVELYTLTGDIEHLFEQIAQLEQGEIDDVDLRHFLNIEYESQDIAPPDLRQKIEQALPKNRYRLVRLARKIKSQVTSSLQAEQKINIEPPTPLQLFQMIWQKNYQDLSHFDEQVMRDFQYLEGLALEQDNEQG, encoded by the coding sequence ATGAGTGTACGTTTTATTCATACTGCTGATTGGCATTTAGGACAATTATTTCATCAACATAGTCGTTATAAAGAACATACATATTTTTTACAACAATTATTAGATTATATTGAGCATTATCAACCGCATGCTTTATTAATTGCAGGTGATATTTTTGATGTGATTAATCCACCATCACAAGCACAAAAACAATTGTATCAATTTCTGTATGATGCCCATCAACGTGCAAAACATATGCAAATTTTAATGATTGCAGGCAATCATGATTCTGGTTATCGTATTGAGCAGGTTAATCCATTATTAGATAAATATCATGCCAAAGCGGTTGGTGTTATTCAATGGTTAAATCAAAATGATGATGAGCAGTTAGATTTTGAACATTTAATCATTCCAATTTATGATGAATATCAAGCGATTATTGCATGGTGTGTGGCATTGCCATTTTTAAGAAGTGCTGAAATTACAGGGCATAAATTGACTGATAGCGACCCAATGATTGCAAGTGAAAAGCTTTATCAAATTTTGTTGCAAGAAGTTCAAAGACGTTGTGAACAACATCAAGTGATTATTATGATGACTCATGCACATCTACAAGGTGGAGTAGAATCACCTGATTCGGAACGTCCCATTATTATTGGTTATCAAGAAGCATTATCAATACAGCATTTTATTGAGCAAGTAGATTATGTTGCTTTAGGGCATCTGCATAAAGCACAAAAAGTGCAATATGATTATATCCGTTATAGTGGTTCACCAATTCCACTCTCTTTTAGTGAAATGAACTATCATCATCAGGTAATGTTTGTTGAATTTGATGAAAGCAAAAACATGAATTTAACAGTATTACCAATTCAAAAACAGGTAGAATTATATACTTTAACTGGCGATATTGAACATTTATTTGAGCAAATTGCACAGCTTGAGCAGGGCGAAATTGATGATGTAGATTTACGCCATTTTTTAAATATCGAATATGAAAGTCAGGATATTGCACCGCCTGATTTACGTCAAAAAATTGAGCAAGCCTTACCTAAAAATCGTTATCGCTTGGTACGACTGGCACGAAAAATAAAATCTCAAGTAACATCATCACTACAAGCAGAACAGAAAATCAACATTGAACCCCCAACGCCATTACAATTATTTCAAATGATTTGGCAAAAAAATTATCAAGATTTATCACATTTTGATGAACAAGTTATGCGTGATTTTCAATATTTAGAAGGTTTAGCATTAGAGCAAGACAATGAACAAGGATGA
- the rlmE gene encoding 23S rRNA (uridine(2552)-2'-O)-methyltransferase RlmE — protein MATRITNQKLSKSSRAWMREHLDDPFVKQAHKDGYRARAAYKLLEIQEKYKIIKPNMTVVDLGAAPGSWSQIAGKLVGDKGLVIASDILAMDALPDVTFLQGDFREQAVFDELLNILDGRQVDVVISDMAPNTSGNRAVDQPRQIYLCELALDFAQKVLHKNGQFVVKVFQGDGFDEFRKQVLDSFDVLKTAKPAASRARSKEVFLIGQGRNKAFK, from the coding sequence ATGGCGACACGCATAACCAATCAAAAACTATCCAAAAGTAGTCGTGCTTGGATGCGAGAGCATTTAGATGATCCTTTTGTTAAGCAAGCTCATAAAGATGGCTATCGTGCTAGAGCTGCATATAAGCTATTAGAAATTCAAGAAAAATATAAAATTATTAAACCGAATATGACGGTGGTTGATTTAGGGGCAGCACCGGGAAGTTGGTCGCAAATTGCAGGTAAATTGGTTGGCGATAAAGGTTTAGTGATTGCGTCAGACATCTTAGCTATGGATGCTCTGCCTGATGTTACTTTTTTACAAGGCGATTTCCGTGAACAAGCTGTATTTGATGAATTATTAAATATTTTAGATGGTCGCCAAGTCGATGTGGTCATTTCTGATATGGCACCAAATACATCAGGTAACCGTGCGGTTGATCAGCCACGACAAATTTATTTATGTGAATTAGCTTTAGATTTTGCACAAAAAGTCCTGCATAAAAATGGACAATTTGTAGTAAAGGTATTTCAGGGCGATGGTTTTGATGAATTTCGCAAACAAGTTTTAGATAGTTTTGATGTACTGAAAACGGCAAAACCTGCAGCTTCTCGAGCACGTTCAAAAGAAGTATTTTTGATTGGGCAAGGGCGAAATAAAGCATTCAAATAG